A DNA window from Bacillaceae bacterium S4-13-56 contains the following coding sequences:
- a CDS encoding YvcK family protein — protein MTKKEVPRIVVIGGGTGLPVLLRGLKNYPIDITALVTVADDGGSSGRLRDEMEIPAPGDIRNVIASLSTAEPMILELFQHRFKNGNGLSGHSLGNLLLAAMTAITGDFYNGIKEISRVLNVKGTILPIANQNMVLHAEMMDGTFVSGESNIPKAKKRIKRVFLSPQPVQPLPEAVEAIQNADFIVIAPGSLYTSTLPNMIVPQIADAMRNTNAQVVYVCNVMTQDGETNGYSAADHIEAIEEHVGTDCVSGIIVHNRPIDLDIRKRYAVENSEPVIYDTDRLKKMGIEVIEEDIIELSKKGLLRHNTEKISKLIYQLLLKT, from the coding sequence ATGACAAAGAAGGAAGTACCCCGAATTGTTGTAATTGGCGGGGGTACAGGATTACCCGTCTTGTTACGAGGCTTAAAGAATTACCCGATAGATATTACCGCGCTTGTTACGGTAGCGGATGATGGAGGAAGCTCGGGAAGACTTCGTGATGAGATGGAAATTCCAGCACCAGGAGATATTAGAAATGTTATTGCTTCCTTATCGACGGCAGAACCAATGATCCTAGAACTTTTTCAGCATCGTTTTAAAAACGGTAATGGATTATCTGGCCATTCCTTAGGTAATCTACTCCTTGCTGCAATGACCGCCATAACAGGGGATTTTTATAATGGAATTAAGGAAATTTCAAGAGTATTAAATGTGAAAGGGACTATCCTACCCATTGCTAATCAGAATATGGTATTGCATGCAGAAATGATGGACGGTACTTTTGTATCAGGAGAATCAAATATCCCCAAAGCTAAAAAGAGAATTAAGCGTGTCTTTTTAAGTCCTCAGCCCGTTCAACCTTTACCTGAGGCTGTGGAAGCTATACAAAACGCGGACTTTATTGTTATAGCACCAGGGAGCCTGTATACCAGCACTTTGCCTAATATGATCGTTCCACAAATTGCGGACGCCATGAGAAATACAAATGCACAAGTGGTTTATGTATGTAATGTCATGACTCAGGATGGAGAAACGAATGGGTATTCAGCTGCTGATCATATTGAGGCTATTGAGGAACATGTTGGAACTGATTGTGTAAGTGGAATTATTGTTCATAATCGTCCCATTGACTTAGATATTCGAAAACGTTATGCAGTAGAAAATTCAGAGCCTGTTATTTATGATACGGACCGATTAAAGAAAATGGGAATTGAAGTTATTGAGGAAGATATCATTGAATTGTCTAAAAAAGGATTACTTCGTCATAATACAGAAAAGATTTCGAAGCTTATTTATCAGTTACTACTAAAAACTTAG
- the whiA gene encoding DNA-binding protein WhiA, with protein sequence MSFASETKKELTNVTVDMCCARSELAALIRMNGSVSLSNHQYVLDVQTENAAIARRIYTLIKMIYFHPIELLVRKKMRLKKNNVYIVRLKEGVRSLLKDLEILREPFELVRTISPSFTKKKCCRRSYLRGAFLAGGSVNNPETSSYHLEIFTIYEEHNEALCKLMNSFKLHARSLERKNGYICYLKEAEKITEFLVNIGAHQALLRFEDIRIMRDMRNSVNRLVNCETANLNKTIGAAFRQVENIKYIENTVGLGALPEKLREIAELRVKHQDVTLKELGELMSAPISKSGINHRLRKIDEFAEKVRKGDIIHE encoded by the coding sequence TTGTCGTTTGCATCAGAGACAAAAAAAGAATTGACCAATGTTACGGTTGACATGTGCTGTGCTCGTTCAGAATTAGCAGCACTGATTCGGATGAATGGCTCTGTTTCCTTATCCAATCATCAATATGTTCTAGACGTACAAACCGAAAACGCTGCGATAGCACGCCGAATCTACACCCTTATTAAAATGATATATTTCCATCCAATAGAACTGTTGGTTCGTAAAAAAATGAGATTAAAAAAGAACAATGTGTATATCGTAAGACTAAAAGAAGGTGTTCGCAGTTTGCTTAAAGACTTAGAAATTTTAAGAGAGCCATTTGAACTAGTGAGAACAATTTCTCCTAGTTTTACAAAGAAAAAATGTTGCCGTAGATCTTACCTTCGAGGAGCTTTTTTGGCGGGTGGTTCTGTTAACAATCCAGAAACTTCTTCCTATCATTTAGAGATCTTTACAATTTATGAGGAACACAACGAGGCATTGTGTAAGTTAATGAACTCATTTAAGTTACATGCTAGATCTCTTGAAAGGAAAAATGGATACATTTGCTATCTTAAGGAAGCAGAGAAAATTACAGAGTTTCTAGTAAATATAGGAGCCCATCAAGCGCTGTTACGATTTGAGGATATTCGTATTATGAGAGATATGAGAAATTCAGTCAATCGCTTGGTGAACTGTGAGACTGCTAATCTTAATAAAACGATTGGTGCAGCTTTTCGTCAAGTGGAAAATATAAAGTATATAGAAAACACAGTTGGTTTAGGAGCTCTTCCTGAAAAACTTCGTGAGATTGCAGAGCTTCGCGTAAAACATCAAGATGTAACATTAAAAGAATTGGGTGAACTTATGTCTGCACCCATTAGTAAATCGGGTATAAATCACCGTTTACGTAAGATCGATGAATTTGCTGAAAAAGTTAGAAAAGGAGATATTATTCATGAATAA
- a CDS encoding HPr family phosphocarrier protein, whose amino-acid sequence MDKEIKIDLKTGLQARAAAQFVQEANRFSSEIFIEKDSKRANAKSIMGLMSIALGPGETFTLIAEGKDEEQAIEVLSKFVSTPVS is encoded by the coding sequence ATGGATAAGGAAATTAAAATTGACTTGAAGACGGGACTACAAGCCCGCGCGGCAGCTCAGTTTGTTCAAGAAGCTAATAGATTTTCTTCTGAGATATTTATTGAAAAGGATTCTAAGCGAGCGAATGCAAAGAGTATTATGGGATTAATGAGCATTGCCCTAGGGCCCGGTGAAACATTCACTCTAATTGCAGAGGGCAAAGATGAGGAACAAGCAATTGAGGTGCTATCAAAGTTTGTAAGTACACCCGTATCATAA
- the clpP gene encoding ATP-dependent Clp endopeptidase proteolytic subunit ClpP, which yields MNLIPTVIEQTNRGERAYDIYSRLLKDRIIMLGSAIDDNVANSIVAQLLFLAAEDPEKDISLYINSPGGSITAGMAIYDTMQFIKPKVSTICIGMAASMGAFLLVAGEPGKRFALPNSEVMIHQPLGGTQGQASDIEIHARRIIEMREKLNQILSERTGQPLDVIQRDTDRDNFMSAAKAVEYGLIDKVMEKKLTD from the coding sequence ATGAATTTAATACCTACAGTTATTGAACAAACAAATCGTGGAGAACGTGCCTATGATATTTATTCACGATTACTTAAAGATCGAATCATTATGCTTGGAAGTGCAATTGATGACAATGTAGCGAATTCAATCGTTGCACAGCTACTATTCTTAGCAGCTGAGGACCCTGAAAAAGACATCTCCCTATACATTAACTCTCCGGGAGGATCCATTACAGCAGGCATGGCAATTTATGATACGATGCAATTCATTAAGCCGAAAGTATCTACAATCTGTATCGGCATGGCGGCTTCTATGGGGGCATTTCTACTAGTTGCTGGGGAACCAGGTAAACGATTTGCATTACCAAATAGTGAAGTCATGATCCACCAACCACTTGGTGGAACTCAAGGTCAAGCATCTGATATTGAAATCCATGCAAGAAGAATTATTGAAATGCGTGAAAAACTTAACCAAATTCTATCTGAACGTACTGGTCAGCCTCTTGACGTTATCCAACGCGACACAGATCGTGACAACTTCATGAGTGCAGCAAAAGCTGTAGAATATGGATTAATTGACAAAGTAATGGAAAAAAAACTAACTGATTAG
- a CDS encoding spore germination protein, giving the protein MFWFLKKGTNENKNSTSKVELDKSLKRNIDKVHQLFSEDINADFISRSVENKNSGLKGQLFFYQSITDVKRLEREVIKPLLENKMERIESNLYIDSLKKIDDFDELVDSVNSGKVILLVDDQEYGLELDLTNYEHRAIEKAENENLVKGPKEAFTESLSTNLSLIRKNIHDKDLISEKVILGERSKNALDILYIKDLVNEDILQNVKDRISTIKDDNVRNLELLEQHIEDNPNSIMPTILYTERPDRASWYLEDGYIVLLMDNSSACLILPVTFWAFLQNPEDYYLRFMFGNFSRIIRLISFFITIFVSAIYVAVTNYHSEMIPPDLLFAIAASRERVPFPIFFEILMMELAFEIIREAGLRIPSPLGPTIGIVGALILGQAAVEANIVSPIVVIIVALSGLSSFALSDVSINYAMRISRFLFIVSAAVFGFFGLCGAFLLWTIYLTSIRSFGVPYLAILPISKRSSKGTMFRRSVKSEKWRPLYLNPKDSTKK; this is encoded by the coding sequence TTGTTTTGGTTTTTAAAAAAGGGAACGAATGAAAATAAGAATTCCACTTCGAAAGTAGAGCTCGATAAAAGTCTTAAAAGAAATATAGATAAGGTCCACCAATTATTTTCTGAAGACATTAATGCTGACTTTATATCAAGATCTGTCGAAAACAAAAATTCAGGTCTGAAAGGACAGCTGTTTTTTTATCAATCTATTACAGACGTAAAGAGGTTAGAAAGGGAGGTCATTAAACCATTATTAGAAAATAAAATGGAAAGAATTGAATCTAACCTATACATTGATAGTTTGAAAAAAATAGATGATTTCGATGAATTAGTTGATTCTGTGAACAGCGGAAAAGTAATCTTGTTAGTCGATGATCAAGAGTACGGATTGGAGTTGGACTTAACCAATTACGAACATCGTGCGATTGAGAAGGCTGAAAATGAAAATTTGGTCAAAGGCCCCAAAGAAGCTTTTACTGAATCTTTAAGTACAAACTTATCATTGATTAGAAAAAATATACACGACAAAGATTTAATTTCAGAAAAGGTTATTCTAGGAGAGCGCTCTAAAAATGCGTTAGATATTTTGTATATTAAGGATCTTGTGAACGAAGATATTCTGCAAAATGTAAAGGATAGGATTTCTACAATCAAGGATGATAATGTACGCAATCTTGAGTTATTAGAACAACATATTGAAGATAATCCAAATTCGATCATGCCTACCATTCTATATACGGAACGACCTGATCGAGCCTCATGGTATCTAGAAGATGGATATATAGTTTTACTTATGGATAATTCATCCGCCTGTCTTATCTTACCGGTTACATTTTGGGCATTTTTGCAGAACCCAGAAGACTACTACCTGCGTTTTATGTTTGGTAATTTCTCAAGGATCATTCGACTTATTTCTTTTTTTATTACCATCTTTGTTTCCGCAATCTATGTGGCAGTTACAAATTATCATAGCGAGATGATTCCACCAGACCTCCTATTTGCCATTGCAGCTTCAAGAGAAAGGGTACCCTTTCCTATCTTTTTTGAAATATTAATGATGGAATTAGCCTTCGAAATTATAAGGGAGGCAGGACTGCGAATTCCAAGTCCTCTTGGTCCAACGATTGGGATTGTCGGTGCCCTAATCCTAGGCCAGGCAGCCGTAGAGGCTAATATTGTTAGCCCTATCGTCGTCATTATTGTAGCTCTTAGTGGATTATCATCATTTGCATTATCCGATGTAAGCATTAATTATGCCATGAGAATTAGCCGCTTTCTTTTTATAGTTAGTGCTGCTGTTTTTGGATTCTTTGGACTTTGCGGAGCATTTCTTCTTTGGACAATTTATTTAACTTCCATACGTTCTTTTGGTGTTCCTTATTTGGCTATTTTACCAATCTCGAAAAGATCCTCAAAAGGAACCATGTTTAGAAGAAGTGTTAAGTCTGAAAAATGGCGTCCTCTATATTTGAATCCAAAAGATTCTACTAAAAAATAG
- a CDS encoding GerAB/ArcD/ProY family transporter has protein sequence MKGNIQGKEIYALILLVVGSHLADTTPTILAQSGKNAFWQMPVVAFVVMLPSLLVLLYLLKKYKDKNLVTLIKTILGKYVGGFVVILLCLLVFAELFSYSRTTIDELSKMYFPNSPIIVMYGILIFICIVGARKGFENIANTAWIVVPYIKISVFLLAILIMQEAIWNRIFPIWGDGLWVLVVEGAKKGSLFADVFLVVVAYNQMKSRKSFVGATVFGSFTALIEVTFFFLVYSVVFDYKSIDNVSSPFHEMTRYVSFGTFVTNLETFFMFFWLFTMMIRYVFLLYIVAWIFGELFKIKDFEPLLISIGFLAVVVGIVPHDSIENTLIVRDYIMNGMTLFYFILPFLLWSVSKIKGDLST, from the coding sequence ATGAAGGGTAATATTCAAGGAAAGGAAATCTATGCATTAATTTTGCTTGTGGTAGGGAGTCATCTAGCTGACACGACTCCTACTATTCTGGCACAATCAGGAAAGAATGCCTTTTGGCAAATGCCAGTGGTTGCGTTTGTAGTCATGCTTCCTTCCTTATTGGTCTTATTGTATTTATTAAAAAAATATAAAGATAAAAATCTGGTTACTCTAATAAAAACAATTTTAGGAAAATATGTTGGTGGATTTGTTGTTATCTTACTGTGTTTGCTTGTCTTTGCTGAGCTATTTTCATACAGTCGTACAACAATAGATGAATTGAGTAAAATGTATTTTCCTAATTCACCAATCATTGTGATGTACGGCATTCTCATTTTTATTTGTATTGTTGGGGCTAGGAAGGGATTTGAAAACATTGCAAATACCGCCTGGATTGTGGTTCCTTACATAAAAATAAGTGTATTCTTATTAGCGATCCTCATCATGCAGGAAGCCATATGGAATCGTATTTTTCCCATTTGGGGGGATGGTTTATGGGTGCTTGTAGTAGAAGGAGCCAAAAAGGGCTCTTTATTTGCGGACGTTTTCTTAGTTGTAGTTGCATATAATCAGATGAAATCTAGGAAATCCTTTGTTGGTGCAACGGTCTTTGGGTCCTTTACTGCCTTGATTGAAGTCACTTTCTTCTTTTTAGTTTATAGTGTTGTGTTTGATTATAAGTCTATTGATAATGTGTCTTCACCGTTTCATGAAATGACTCGCTATGTTTCCTTTGGAACTTTCGTTACGAATTTAGAAACATTTTTTATGTTTTTTTGGTTATTTACCATGATGATTCGGTATGTGTTTTTGCTATATATAGTGGCATGGATATTTGGAGAACTGTTTAAAATAAAAGATTTTGAGCCATTATTGATTTCAATTGGTTTCTTAGCAGTTGTGGTAGGGATAGTTCCTCATGATTCTATTGAAAACACACTTATTGTTCGGGATTATATTATGAATGGGATGACTCTCTTTTATTTTATTCTTCCATTTTTATTGTGGAGTGTATCGAAGATTAAAGGAGATTTATCAACATGA